In the Rhinatrema bivittatum chromosome 6, aRhiBiv1.1, whole genome shotgun sequence genome, one interval contains:
- the LOC115094703 gene encoding myb-related transcription factor, partner of profilin-like produces MRFSAEDNDLLIEGVLHHYAHLFGNLAVKTSKAAKGQIWATIAGDITRQSDIPRTGEQVAHRYRDIKAQLKQKIAERNQYMRDTGGRSPYPIRFTEMERRLMQRLGPDVFEGLDPRLDTSHLEDEHSGPRQQMSGATWEGPGTSRDPQGTRWPPMMTRPFHLDATTQWSDVEEEEEVRPTGAATGSPLTLSEALEDIVWGTSPTDLHPMSLEGTPPTPVMSPCSPAPAPGAAMPIPHPPAPQAPPAAPPLQQNIDPMTATQAEQIMMELRGVRRAIRQQGRDSQLQTAAITQAGNIIAAAIGTLNTILLQMLQRMPDQQPSSSSTTSTPQPSPSGTRGHRGRPPQEPATSHRTIRMWQGALRGPSGTTIRFLYLQAFLEGHHVDGTYTLPTERDGCIYVTQRDM; encoded by the exons aTGCGGTTCAGCGCAGAGGATAATGACCTGCTGATAGAGGGTGTCCTCCATCATTATGCGCATTTGTTCGGCAATTTGGCAGTCAAGACCAGCAAGGCAGCCAAGGGACAGATCTGGGCCACTATAGCTGGAGACATCACAAGGCAAAGTGACATCCCTCggaccggggagcaggtggcccaccgctacaGAGATATAAAGGCGCAGCTGAAGCAGAAGATTGCTGAGAGAAATCAGTACATgagggacacaggaggaaggtCACCGTATCCCATTCGATTTACAGAGATGGAGAGGCGACTCATGCAGCGGCTGGGACCAGACGTCTTCGAGGGATTGGATCCACGCCTtgatacatcccacctcgaagatg AgcactctggtcccaggcagcagatgTCAGGTGCCAcctgggagggcccaggcaccagcagagacccACAGGGGACACGGTGGCCACCAATGATGACCAGACCCTTTCACCTGGATGCGACGACACAGTGGTCggatgtggaggaggaggaagaggtgcgGCCCACAGGAGCAGCCACAGGCAGCCCCCTCACCCTGAGCGAGGCCCTGGAGGATATCGTGTGGGGGACCTCCCCCACTGATCTGCACCCCATGAGCTTGGAGGGAACTCCGCCCACTCCGGTCATGTCGCCATGCAGCCCTGCACCAGCGCCTGGGGCAGCAATGCCAATCCCACATCCCCCAGCACCACAAGCACCTCCAGCAGCGCCACCCTTGCAACAAAACATCGACCCGATGACAGCCACACAGGCGGAACAAATAATGATGGAACTGCGTGGCGTGAGGAGAGCCATTAGACAGCAGGGCCGCGACTCCCAGCTCCAGACTGCAGCAATCACACAGGCAGGCAACATCATTGCAGCAGCGATTGGCACACTTAATACAATCTTGCTACAAATGCTGCAGCGGATGCCGGACCAGCAGCCATCATCCTCATCAACAACTTCCACaccccagccaagtccctcaggGACCCGAGGCCACAGGGGCCGTCCCCCCCAAGAACCTGCCACATCCCACCGGACCATCAGGAtgtggcaaggggccctgagggggCCATCAGGCACCACAATCCGG ttcctgtacctgcaagcctttcttgagggacatcatgtggatgGGACATATACCCTCCCAACGGAGCGAGatgggtgcatctatgtcacGCAGAGGGACATGTAG